The window GCTGCTACAGAACCTGATGGTATGGGCGACGGAACCGGCATTGCCAGAGAGGTCGCAGGAGAAGCGTCGGGGCAGAAAGAAGGCCATCCGCTAAAAGCGGAGCGCGCCGTCAGACGAGGCGGCGTGGCTGTTCTTTTGATTCAGTCATGATGATGAACAGACGGCTGTCTACCTTATATCCCGACGCTAGAGTCCGGCAGACGAAAGATTCCTTTTATACAATCCAGATTGCGGATTGCGATCTGCGTGTGTGTCTTTTCCCGGAAGGCGCTACCGGGATAGAGTTCGCCGCCTTCCTGGAAAAGGCCGCGCACCGTATCATAAGGTGCGAGATGAGACCCTGTGGCTTCAATAGAATCGTGAAGATACCTGATAACAGCGCAGTCGAGGTTACGAAAAAGTTTATCACTATTTACGTCGTGCCGGGAATCATGATTCACCGGCATCGGTATATCATCCGTGCTTAATGTCTCTCGCAGGCCTTCATAGGCGGTCTTGAGCATCTCCAGGTCTTCGCGTGTCGTTAAATCAAGACAGTTGCCCAGATCTACGACCAGACCAATAACGAACGGTTTGAAACCGGAATCCCTGCGCTGTTTCTGATATGCCCATTCTTGCGCACGTAACGGGTCGGACTCCCAGACATAGAAACCCGGTCCAAGCCAATCGTAGTCGGTCTCCGACGGAGTTGGTGCGCTTTCTCCGTTAATCAGTTTCCGGCCGACCTCTTCAGAACAACCATGATAACCGAGTACAAAAGATGTATGAAGAGCTGTCAACGCAGTTACGCTTTAAGCATGCCCTCAATGCGTGGGTCACGCGTGTACTCTTTGGTAACCGCACCTTTGCTATCGATAATCCCCATTCGCAGCAAAGCCGCATGGGCTGTCCGCTTGCTCTTCGTGTTCGCAAGGGTTTGCTTTCTTATTGCTGCCAGAGCAACCTGATGGGGGTTCAGCTTCATGATGCTATATATAAGGCAGCCAAGTGAAGAAGTCACCCTGTTTTATCTCAGCCTGCCTGATGGAAAAGGCGGCATCCGGCTCCCTGTTGTCGCATCCCATGACCACCATCCACCCGCTCCGAAGGTCGCGTCGTAGTAATTTTCCTTTTCGGCTCGTCTGGTAGTGTAGGCCTCGTTCGTGCGACCGAAAACTTCCATTGGATATCCGTCATTCCGCGCCGTGTCCTGCAGGATGAAATCCGGGAAAACGAGATCCCGTTCCGCGTCGAAACGCAGTGGTTTTTCGAATGCGCGTCCCGCTGCCACGAGGGCATCGGCTACCGCCAGTTCATGGCCGCTTTCGAAAGGAAGCATGCTGCGAGAGACGGTCATCAGGGCAGCAGTCCTGACTTCCGCCTGGATCCAGCCCCTCCACCGGCTATTGGGGGCTAGGATGTTTCGTGCCGTCACATAGAGCAACGCCACAACATGTGCCTGCCGCGCCGTTTCGGGCAGGGCGAGTGTGGCTGCCGCCAGTTGGTGCGACCGGGCAAGACGGTTCCTCTCGGCCGCAGGCACTGTGAGAAAGCAGCGGTAACCGTTGCGCTGACCGCTCAGGGCCATCGTGAAATTGCCCCTGGGATCTGGTTCCAGAGCCTCCACGAACCCGATCAGGAACAGGTGGTTTTCCTGTCCTTCTGTCCTGACAATGGCGTGGAGACGCCGTCCGAACTTTTCATGCCCTGGGGCAACAGGGCATAGAAGATCGGAGATCAGTCGGCCCTGCGCCCGGATCCGGGTTCCGGCAGAGGCGATCCGGCCCAGGGCCACTGTCGGTGTGCGGTGTCTGGCAAATTGCGGCCGCCATTCGGTCAGCCCCGCCCGCTCCCACAGGAGATGGAGCAGCCCGAGAGGCGTCATCCGGCGCTGTCGCGCCTGTCCGGGCCGATCTGAAGCAGGCAGCGGCGTGTCATCGACTGGCCGGGGTGGTCCCTTGCGGCGCAGGCCGATCGACAGGGTCACAGCGACATCCCCATCCTCACCCTCGCGAATTACGCTATTTACATAGCTGGCGCGCCCACTTTTCTCCGGATCAGGCTTGTAGAAGGGGCATGTCTTTTCATGAAGTGGCCCTTCGTTTGGCCAGACGGCGAGGTGATAACTGTGACTGTCCGCCCGGTAACGGATCTGTAGAGGCAGTGAGGCCCCGCGATGCTGGCACAGGCATCGCGCCTTGTCAGAACGCTCCGCGCTCCGGCTCTCATCATATTTTGCCTTCAGGCGGCGTTCCCACCGCTCCGGGTCAGTCCGGCGCCATTCGAGCTGGAACCTTTCCCCGCCGGGAAGGATGATGATTGTGCCGGTCATGCCGAGGTTTTTTCTCGCAATATCCTGATCTGGGCGAGGATTTCCTTTTCGGTCACCCCGGTGCTGGCCGCGCCCTCCTTCGGTGCGCCTTTTGTCATCGCGTCCCTGACACCCAATATAAGCAGTGCCTGACGCCGGGCTACACCGGGCTGCTGGTCCACGCGGCGTTCAATAGCCTCCAGGCGTCCAAGCAGGTGACCGTCGATGGGAGGTATGGTGCGGGGCGGTGTCCGAAAACCGGGTTTCGGGGTGGAGGCAGCATCACGCAGCATATAGGAGAACGGTGTCAGCATGTCTGTTCCGGCTGTGTGTTCATTCCCCTCATCGTCACTGGCGGTCGCAACCCGGCGTGGTGCGGCGGCGACTGCTGCACCAATCTGCGCAAAATTGCGCAGGATGTCTTGAGAACCTGGACCGAGGCGGTCGACTGCTTCCTCGAGTGCGCGAACATCCGGTTCGTCGTGTACCGTGGTCAGTTCAGACTGAAACAGGCCACCTTCGATCGTCGCGAGGAGGGCGAGCAACTGCTGGTCCGGGGGCACCCGATTCAGGTCCAGCGGCGCTGCAAGCATGACCGGCTGGGCCATGCGGATCGCGCCTGACCGTCCATTGACGGCGGCAAAGAACGTCTTCGAATGGACGATGCGACCGGCATACATCGTTATGGCCTCGCCCTCGATGAGTGACTGAAGGTCTGCCCAGGGAATACGGGCGACTTCCCGGACTTCGGCACCCCGTCCTTCCCGGTAACTGCCAGCGGAGTTGCCTTCGAAATGCGTGGCCTGACTGACCTCGATCCGATCGGACTGCTTTTCGATCCACTCGCGCGTGCGCATGGCATCCTGCAGGCGCATGGCGTGGGTGAGGTTGGCGTTGCCGAGCAGGGTAAAGGCTTTGTCGCCGATGCGTGTCGTGAGACCCGGAAGATCCTGAAACCCCAGCCAGAACATGCAGTTCAGGCCGCGTCCCATGGCCAGCTGCCGGTCCATGCCGTCCGTGACGTAGGCGGAGAGTTCGTCGTAGAAAAAATGGAACGGCGCGTCGCCGCTGCCTGCCTTGAGCTTGAAGACCTGCTCGGCGGGGCCGTCAAGGCGGGCGCCAAGAAGCTGGGCCATGACGCCGCGACCGGCCGCGACCACGATCTTGCCCAGTCCGGCCAGCGTATCCGAGGAATTCTCCAGTGCGGGCAGTGTGACGACAAGAATGCGGCGGTTCAGCACCACATCGCGCATGTCGATATCAGGGATCTGGGCGCGGAAGATGTGCCCGAGACTGACGCCAAGCTGCGTGAAGACCCGGGTGAAATACATCTTGGCGTAGCCATGCTGCTCGCTCGGTTTGTTTTCCTTCTGCTCATTCCACGCCAGAGAGGAATCATATCCTGGCAGTTCGCCCAGATAGGCCTGGGCCGGATAGAGGATATCATCGGGAATTTCGGGAACGCTGATCTCGATGGGGTGATCGGAGCCGGGGTTGCGGATCAGGAACACACGATGGCGGGCCAGCGTGCCGATCCAGCGCAGTTCCATGGCGTAGCGCATGGTCTCGATGTTGATCGGCACGCCGTGCGTGTCGCGCATCCAGGTCAGCACCGGCGCGATCGTGCCGGCAAGGCCGACGGCACGGTCCCGAAAGACGCCGTTGGCGTCGTTGCTCGACGGCTCACCAAGCTGGCTGACCAGCATTTCACGTATGGCGTCGGCATTGCCGGTTGCAAACGGATTGAACGTATTGGACTGGCGGATGCCGCTTGCGGTCAGAAAATTGAGATTGAGCACCTGGTCATCCAGCCCGAAGCGGCGGGCAAGCGCCAGCACATCGCCGTGGACCGTGTTGTCACCCTTGCCGTCGATCAGGATGAACCCGGATCCGTGCGCAAGAGGATTGGCCAGCAGGGAGATGGCGGATGTCGTTTTGCCTGCACCCGTTGTGCCGGGCACGGCGGCGTGCTGGCGCCCCGCGTCGGATGAAAGCCAGAGTTGCTGGCCGGTCAGTCCGTCCGTTCCAAGATATATGATGCCTGCCGCCGCCCGCGGCCGACGGGTTTTGGGATCAAGATCGTGTTTGTCCTTCAGGCCGGAATACCTGGGCAGATGAAAAGGCAGCACGGGCTGGCGGGTCATGACCCAGAGCGTCAGGCAGAGGGCGAGGGGAAAGGTGATCCCGACGATCGCGGGAGCCAGCACGCTGAGCCCTGCCAGAATCATGAGGGCGAACCCGGAACTGCTGGATTGCAGCTCTTCGGCGATCCGGACCGTGAAGGGACGCGTGTCGCGATAGGTGGAGCCGTGTTTGAGTTGCTGGTGGACCTGCGGTCCGCCGATCTCGCGCTTCACCATGCGTCAGTCTTCCAGCCCGAAAGGAGATTTTCCCGTGTCGATCGTGGGCGCCACGGGAGCGGTTGGTGCCGTGGGGGAAACCGGCGCCGTCGGCGCTGTCTGCGCTTCGCCTGGGGGTTGCGGATAAGTGACGACAGGCCGCTGCGTCATGATGCGTCGTGCAGCATCGATTTCCGCGCTCGCCGGGTGACCGTCGGGATTGCCGACCACATTTCCATCGACCGGCATGCGCGCGCCCGGGACATAAGTTGAGCGGACCCCTGGCGCGCCTTCGTCCGTCATGGGCGCGCCGGAAAGTGGGGGTAGAATTGCCGGCGGCCGTAGCATGCCAGTGGGTCCGGTGTCGGGAACGGCGCGGTCGGAAACCATGGCCTGACGTGTGCCGATGATCAGGATGGCGGCCAGCCCCCCGGCGATGAGCGCGGGCAATGCTTTTTTCAGGCGCCCGCGCCGTGCTGCTGCCGCTTCTGGTAAAGTCGGTGCCGCATCGCTCGTCTCCGTCTGCCCGAAATCAGATCCAAGATGGAAATGGAGCGGCTGTAAGCCTGTCCCGTCGAGTTCAATGGTGATGGGCGCCCGGCCATCAGCGTGCAGGATGATACGGGTCATGGGAAGATCCTTGTGCTTCGGGCATCGGGCGCAGGACGGCGAGTGCGTTCTCAACCGCAGGGATGTAGATCGGACGCTGGTAGCGTCGCTCTTCGCTCCAGTGCGCACGCGCGCCGGCGGCCTCGATGCGGGGATTGGGATGAAGGTCTTCAGCGGGGATTTCAGCAGGAAAGCCGAGTGAGTGCAGCGCGTACCACAATGATCGGTCGATAAGCTTCACGATGGCGAATGAGGAGGGTGCCAGTACGCCCGCCTGACGCCGGGCCTCGTGCAGCAGGGTCATGAGCGCGGTCACGCTCCACCCGCTGCGCTCGCAGACCGTATCGATACAGTTTGTGATTTCCTTGTCCTGCAGGGCAGAGCGGGCGCTGCGCATAACGGACTCTGGCACCGTGAGCGGCGCCAGCGGACCATGCGGACCATCAAGGCCAGCGTCGGCCAGACCGGCAGAGAGTCCACCAAGCAGGGCGAGGGCTTCCAGGCGCCTCTGGAGGTAGTGCATCGCAAAGGCAACGAGAAGCACCTGTTCGACAGGGGATGCGGCGTTGATGCTGGACCAGTGGCGGCCCAGCTGGCGCGTGAACGCCTCGAGCGCGCCGGTTTCACTGTAGCGGCCCTGTGCATCGACAGCGAAGCGCGCGCCCCATTCGGCACGTGTCAGGGCCGGGTCCGCCGGCAGCGGGATACCATCAGTGGGCGTTACAAGCCTGTCCAGTCGGCGTCGGACGAAGCCTTTCAGTGTTGGAAACATTTCTGCCTGGACCGCGATCAGACCTTCCAGATCGAGCGCTTTTGCAAATCGGCCGGGGGCAGCACGCCACATGCATAACCCGCCCATGAGGGCAATCACGATGGCCACCGGCCATTTCAGGGCATTGCCCAGGATCGCAAGGCCATAATAAAGCTGGATCGCCCGCACCAGGTCCGGTCGATATTGCGCGGCCTGCAACTGGAAGCGCAGGCGCATCAGGTCGGGATTAGACGTATGCAGCAGGTTGATCTGCCCCAGCATGGCCCGCAGATAGAAGGCCGTGATCTGCGTATGCCACAGGCTCCAGGCCATGTAGCTGAACAGCAGGACCCCGACGATGATGATGATCGAGGAAAAGAGCAGATAGTCATCGCTGGATGACCATGGGACGCGGTTTGTGCTCATGAGCGATCATCCCTGCGGTTTCTGGCCATCATCGTGAGGGCGATGTCGTAGAAACGCCGGAGATAGGCATTGCCATGGCGTGGGGTATGAGAGTGATAGAATGCCACGGCCTGCCAGAGGTCGCCGTGTGCTTCGTGCATCGCCTGACCAAGGATCCAGGCGCCTGCCTCGATATTGGCGCACGAACTGTCGCGCAGCGCCGCATAGGTTTGCGCGGGCGTGCTGTGCCATCGCCTCGCGATGCGATCGACCCATGTCGTGTTGACCTGCATCGGCCCGAGATCCGCCGTGCCGTTACTGTTCGGGCTGACCATTCCGGGGCGGCCGGCCTCGACATAGAGGAGGACGAGCAGCACGCCACGGGGCACGCCGGAAATTTTTGCCGAAGCCTCCAGACAGGCTGCAATCTGGCGGCCATTTTCTTCGATGCTCGCGGCGCGGGCGGTCGTGCTGGCGGCAAAAAGGGGAAACGCCCCGAGTGCCGCCAGAGCGAGGCGGGGGATCATGTCGCCCCCTGCAAGGTCGGCGCGAAATCGGCAATCCGGCCATGGGCTTCGCCCCAGAAGTCGATCAGATGATTGAGGACCAGCGCGTCGTCCATCTCCGCAAGCCTCATCGTGACATCGATCAGACATAACATCACGACCGTAAATGAACCGGCGCGCACCTTGCGGACGGCATAGCCGAGCGCGCTGTCGGGCGTCCTGCTGACATCAAGGGCAAAGCCCGTTCCCGTCAGTTCCAGCCACAGGGTTTCGGCACTGATCAGGAAAACGGGCAGATAGGCTTCAGGGTGTGCGGCGTCAGCCGGTGATACGACCACCCGTTTTCCGGTGCCACGGTCCAGCAGCTCAATCGGCTTGCCGATTTCGGCCAGAAGCCGTGTCTGCGCCGCACTGATCGCCGCCAGGTCGATCGCGCTCATGAGAACCGCCTCCTTTGCCATGTCGGTAGGGCGGTGCGGACCGGCCCGATGAGGAAGCGTCGCATGGAGCGTATCGCGGCTGGCAGCGTCAGCCCAAAAAACGAGATCGTGCCGAAAAACACCACGCCGAAGACCCCGATCAGCAGGGTGGCGAGGCTCCAGTGTGTCACTGAGATCAGAATGGGAAAGCAGCTGCGGGCATCGAGAATGAAAACCCGGACAGGATAGGCCGTTGCACGCCACATCACGCGTCTCTCCTTTCTTCTGCCAGAGCGGTGTCTTCGGTGATCAGATCGGCATCAAGCAGTTTGCGGATGGCTCTGCCGAAGGACTGGCCCTGCGCCTCGACCGCGTCGGCCACGACGTCGGGCCAGTCCGTTGGCTCGGTCCGGGTCAGCTTGCGGCGCAGATCACGATCGAAAGTGAGGAATTCGCGGATCGCAACACGCCCGCCACCCTTGCGGGGCACAAGGCGCTGGTTGATGCAGAACCGGAGCGCCTGAGCGAGGGCCGAGACCAGGTTGTCACGTTCCGAGGGGGGACAGAGCGCGATCGCGCGCTGGATCATGAGGGAGACGCTGTCTGCATGCAGCGTCGTGCCCAGAATACCGCCCATCATGGCGATATTGATGGCTGCATTCATGGTCTCGCCGTCCCGACATTCCGTGATGATGCCATCGCTCATCTCGCGGCGTGTCAGGCTGCGGGTGAACGTGGGAAAAGTCAGGGTGGGGGGGCGGATCTCCGTCTGGCTGATCCGCGAGCCTGAAGGCGGTCGCAGGTCGTCCAGCAGGAACTCGATGGGTTCCTCGCCAGTTGCCATGTCGCAATATACGGTCGGGTCCATGAGTTTTTCGATGGCGAGCCCGAATTGCAACGTGGTCTTTCCGGAACCGGTTGCCCCACCAAACAGGACCATGCCGCTTTTGAGCCTGTTCGTGTCCCGGATTTCCTGCTCGACCATCTGCTGGTCAAGGCTTGCGGGGCGGGCGGGGATCGGACGCATGACGATGTGGACGCCGCTGCCCCGCTTGACCGAAATGGGTGAAAGATTGATCCGGAAACGCAGATTGACCTTGCGGTCCAGTGCCACGCTGTAGGCCGTATCGAGGATATGGCCGACACCAAGCATGGCCATCCCGTCAGAGGCATAGACATGGCCGACGATATCCGCCAGCGCGAGGGAGTCCGTCGCTTTGCATGTGGCGTAGCGGATCACGCCGTGCACCTTGATCGTGACCGGATGGCCGGTCTTAATGTCGATGCGCGAGGCGCCGAGGCCATGCGCCCAGCGAAGGAGGGAGTCCAGCCCCGGCGCGTTACGCCGTCGCTCCTCGACCCAGGCAAACGCTTTCCTGCCTTCATCCGGCCAGCATTCGTCGGTCGTGACGGGGACGGTGATATTCATCGGCAATGCTCCGGATAACCGTAATCGCTTCCGCGCCGGACGTGGCCCTGAAGCCCCGGCTGGCTCGCGATCCGGATCGTGCGGTCATTGAGGTGGAGGGTGTCTCCTCCTCCCACGGCGTCCTGGTGCTCGAACACGACGCGCGGTTCTTCGACGCGCCCTGCGTTCAGCAGCACCCGGTAGCGGGCCATGCCGGTAATGTCGCGCTGCAGGCGCGACAGATCGGAGAGGAAGATCTCGGTTGCCTGCTTTTCTCCATCTGCCCAGCCTTCGGCCACCCACTGGTTCCAGTGTGACACTTCCGCCTTTGTGCGAGGCAGGGCCGCCGCTACCGGGTGATGCGGTTTGCCCCATGTCCGGACGAGATACGTGCGCCAGTCCGGGGGCGCGGATGTCAGTTGTGCCTCCCGGGTGATCTCGAAAACACATTCTGTCTCGTGCGCCACCTGGCCGGTGTCATTGAGCGCAAAGGCCATCTGTGCCTCGGTGACGATCGGGGGCTGCATGAGGGTCTGGCCACTCCCGATCGGAAGCACGATCGATCGGAAATCATAAGTGGCGTCGAGTGTCTCCTCATGGCGCCGCAGCATCTCGTTGATGGCGAATGCCCGGGCGGCCAGACCGCCCTGCGCGCCGTAAATATGCGCGGCTTCCCGAAGCTGGGTGCTTCGGCCGGGTTTCAGGTCATCGCCTGGCTCGTCATTGGGGCGGGTGTTCTCAAGGGCCTCAAGAGAGGGGGGCGCTTCGCCGCCGACCACCTCGTCGAGCGTTGAGGCCCCTCACATGAGGAGTTTCACGTCAATGGCCACTTTCACTGCGAGATCATTTTTTCTTCTCCGTGTTTTGGATCCATGGTCTGAGCCTGTTTAACGACTACCGGCGCGATGCCGCACCTGTAGAACCTCACATCCGGTCGCCGCTCGCGCGCGGCAGCACCACTATCCCGCATTCGGGGCAAAGGCTCAGGAGAACGGGACCATTCTGAAAGGTCGGCATTGCAAGCCATGGGGCCGATCGGTCCGTTCACCTGGATCCACAGGACTGATCAGGTCCTGGGGATGGGGTTTATGTCTGTGGTGTTTCCATCAGCGGGACGCCGGATGCGCGCCATCGATAACGACACCACTCGTGACATATTTCCAGAGCGCAACAAGAAGCTTGCGGGCCAGGGCAACGATCGCCGTTTTGCGGCTCCGGTTACTTCTTGCGCCCACGTGTTCATGGAACCACTGCGCCAGCGCGGTGTCAGGCTGGTAGCGGAGCCACAGCCAGGCAAGCTGGATCATGGCCGTGCGCAGGCGCGGATTACCGGATTTCGAGACGCCTTGTTCACGGTCGATCGATCCGCTTTTCCACGGCGAAGGCGCCAGACCGGCATAAGCCGCGACCTGCCGCCTGTTGTCGAAATGCCGGAACAGTCCTTCCTGCGTCAGAACGGTGGCAAACTCGGCGCCAATCCCTCTGAGACCCTGCAACAGGACAACTGGCGAACATTGATTGTTGTCATTCACTTTTGCCAATTCGTCCCGTTCGCTCTCAACCATTTTAATCTGTTCCATGAGAAGTTCGATGCGGTCCAGTTCTCGTCCGATCTGCGCCTTGAGATGCTTCGGCAAGGGATGACCATCGCCCGTTCGCAACTCGTCGAGACAGGCACGCCGATCCCGTCGCAGCGGCCGGTAACCTCGAATGCCCTGGCTCAGCAGCAGGCCCTGGACGCGGTTGATATGCCGCGTGCGCTCGCCCACCAGAACCTTACGCTCCCGACTGAGACGTCGGCGGTCTTCCTCTTCCCGTGATGGAGGGCGGACCATTGAGCAGACCCGTGCCTCTCCGCGTTTGAACGCCAGCAGCGTACGGACCAGCATCTCCCCGTCGATACGATCCGTCTTTGCACGCCGGTGCTTGCGGGGAACTGCGATCGACGCCGCATCGACGACATGGCTCTCGATCCAGTCCTCCTGCTTCAAGGCTCTATCGATCCAGAATCCATCCAATCCGGCTTCCTGAATCACCACAAGCGGAAAAAGTCTTCCTTCCCGAGCGCGGGCCTTGTCACGAAGACTAGTGAAACAGCCGAACAGGCCCGCAATATCGCCACCTTGAACCGAGTGGCGCGACATCTTCTCGCTTCCGGGTGAGAGCGATGTGACCAGCCAACTCGATTTTCCAAGTTCCAGTGAAACGAAGATCGCGCCAAGATCAACGCGGATAGCGACCGGGGTCGTGGGATGATCAGATGCCTCGAGCATGGTTCTGCCCTCCAGAGAGTTTCAGCAAGCACACTCTGACACGGCGCGGCTCGCTATCCACTCCTCATGGAATCTGTCACCGGTTTATTGATGGGATTGGCAAGGGCGGGATCAGCCCCGTCCACCTGATCCGCACCCGGCTGGGGCGGCTGTGGCTCCGGGACCAATGTGCCGCTGCGGGCCGATGGCGGGGATGGAGACGATGTCGGTAGCCGGACGTGCTGCCTCTCCTCAATGACAACCTTCGCCGCGGAGACAGACGCTGCATGGGTCGGGCTGCCTGCGGCCGTCACGACGATGGCCGAAGATAGAAAGAGCGCCATCTTACGCATGCCAGGCCACCGTTATCGCGTGGTGAAGCGGGTCTACCGAGACCATGGCCTGATCTCCGGCCTGA is drawn from Komagataeibacter sp. FNDCF1 and contains these coding sequences:
- a CDS encoding DUF1173 family protein; amino-acid sequence: MTGTIIILPGGERFQLEWRRTDPERWERRLKAKYDESRSAERSDKARCLCQHRGASLPLQIRYRADSHSYHLAVWPNEGPLHEKTCPFYKPDPEKSGRASYVNSVIREGEDGDVAVTLSIGLRRKGPPRPVDDTPLPASDRPGQARQRRMTPLGLLHLLWERAGLTEWRPQFARHRTPTVALGRIASAGTRIRAQGRLISDLLCPVAPGHEKFGRRLHAIVRTEGQENHLFLIGFVEALEPDPRGNFTMALSGQRNGYRCFLTVPAAERNRLARSHQLAAATLALPETARQAHVVALLYVTARNILAPNSRWRGWIQAEVRTAALMTVSRSMLPFESGHELAVADALVAAGRAFEKPLRFDAERDLVFPDFILQDTARNDGYPMEVFGRTNEAYTTRRAEKENYYDATFGAGGWWSWDATTGSRMPPFPSGRLR
- a CDS encoding type IV secretory system conjugative DNA transfer family protein, whose product is MVKREIGGPQVHQQLKHGSTYRDTRPFTVRIAEELQSSSSGFALMILAGLSVLAPAIVGITFPLALCLTLWVMTRQPVLPFHLPRYSGLKDKHDLDPKTRRPRAAAGIIYLGTDGLTGQQLWLSSDAGRQHAAVPGTTGAGKTTSAISLLANPLAHGSGFILIDGKGDNTVHGDVLALARRFGLDDQVLNLNFLTASGIRQSNTFNPFATGNADAIREMLVSQLGEPSSNDANGVFRDRAVGLAGTIAPVLTWMRDTHGVPINIETMRYAMELRWIGTLARHRVFLIRNPGSDHPIEISVPEIPDDILYPAQAYLGELPGYDSSLAWNEQKENKPSEQHGYAKMYFTRVFTQLGVSLGHIFRAQIPDIDMRDVVLNRRILVVTLPALENSSDTLAGLGKIVVAAGRGVMAQLLGARLDGPAEQVFKLKAGSGDAPFHFFYDELSAYVTDGMDRQLAMGRGLNCMFWLGFQDLPGLTTRIGDKAFTLLGNANLTHAMRLQDAMRTREWIEKQSDRIEVSQATHFEGNSAGSYREGRGAEVREVARIPWADLQSLIEGEAITMYAGRIVHSKTFFAAVNGRSGAIRMAQPVMLAAPLDLNRVPPDQQLLALLATIEGGLFQSELTTVHDEPDVRALEEAVDRLGPGSQDILRNFAQIGAAVAAAPRRVATASDDEGNEHTAGTDMLTPFSYMLRDAASTPKPGFRTPPRTIPPIDGHLLGRLEAIERRVDQQPGVARRQALLILGVRDAMTKGAPKEGAASTGVTEKEILAQIRILREKTSA
- a CDS encoding lytic transglycosylase domain-containing protein — encoded protein: MIPRLALAALGAFPLFAASTTARAASIEENGRQIAACLEASAKISGVPRGVLLVLLYVEAGRPGMVSPNSNGTADLGPMQVNTTWVDRIARRWHSTPAQTYAALRDSSCANIEAGAWILGQAMHEAHGDLWQAVAFYHSHTPRHGNAYLRRFYDIALTMMARNRRDDRS
- the icmT gene encoding IcmT/TraK family protein; the protein is MWRATAYPVRVFILDARSCFPILISVTHWSLATLLIGVFGVVFFGTISFFGLTLPAAIRSMRRFLIGPVRTALPTWQRRRFS
- a CDS encoding type IV pilus twitching motility protein PilT, whose product is MNITVPVTTDECWPDEGRKAFAWVEERRRNAPGLDSLLRWAHGLGASRIDIKTGHPVTIKVHGVIRYATCKATDSLALADIVGHVYASDGMAMLGVGHILDTAYSVALDRKVNLRFRINLSPISVKRGSGVHIVMRPIPARPASLDQQMVEQEIRDTNRLKSGMVLFGGATGSGKTTLQFGLAIEKLMDPTVYCDMATGEEPIEFLLDDLRPPSGSRISQTEIRPPTLTFPTFTRSLTRREMSDGIITECRDGETMNAAINIAMMGGILGTTLHADSVSLMIQRAIALCPPSERDNLVSALAQALRFCINQRLVPRKGGGRVAIREFLTFDRDLRRKLTRTEPTDWPDVVADAVEAQGQSFGRAIRKLLDADLITEDTALAEERRDA
- a CDS encoding IS110 family transposase, with protein sequence MLEASDHPTTPVAIRVDLGAIFVSLELGKSSWLVTSLSPGSEKMSRHSVQGGDIAGLFGCFTSLRDKARAREGRLFPLVVIQEAGLDGFWIDRALKQEDWIESHVVDAASIAVPRKHRRAKTDRIDGEMLVRTLLAFKRGEARVCSMVRPPSREEEDRRRLSRERKVLVGERTRHINRVQGLLLSQGIRGYRPLRRDRRACLDELRTGDGHPLPKHLKAQIGRELDRIELLMEQIKMVESERDELAKVNDNNQCSPVVLLQGLRGIGAEFATVLTQEGLFRHFDNRRQVAAYAGLAPSPWKSGSIDREQGVSKSGNPRLRTAMIQLAWLWLRYQPDTALAQWFHEHVGARSNRSRKTAIVALARKLLVALWKYVTSGVVIDGAHPASR